The Bradyrhizobium betae genomic interval GGATTGCTTCGTTGCGCTCGCAATGACGGAGGAGAGAGCGGTGCTTCTCCGGCGCTGCCGTGCGGACGCGTCGACAGTCAACGCCGCTCCTTCTCCTTCGGAGCGGGCGCCGGTTTGCGCGGGGCTGCGGGACGCTGCGCGGCAGGGAGGCGCTGCTGCAATCCGCCAGGGCGCTGTAGGCCGGGCGCTTGAGTCGCCGGCGGCTGGCCGGGCTGCATGCCGGTACGCGGCAGTTGCGGCTGCGGGCTGGGCTGCGGTGTCACGCCAGCTGGGGACGGCACGACGCCTCCAGGCTGAATCTGCCCACCGCGCTGCGGCTGGGCTTGCGGCGCGGCGTTCGGCAGGGTGCCTTGCCCGGGACGCGTTGGAGGTCCCGCACCTTGCTGCTGTCCCTGTTGCAGCTGGCCCTGACCCGCGCGCGGGCCACCCGGCTGCACCGCGCCGCCTTGTCCCTGGCCCTGCCGCTGCGGCGGCTGCGCGCCCTGGCGTCCCGGCGAGCCCGGCTGCTGCTGACCCGGACGGTTGTTCTGACCGGGCTGGCCGTTCGGCCGCGGCTGCTGCTGACCTGGCGATGCATTCGGCGGCAATTGTTGCTGCTGCGGCTGGAGCGGACGCGGGATGCGGCTGCTCGCGCCGGGATTGGCGCGGCGGAAGTCGCGCTGCTCGGTGACGATCTGCCGGCCCGTGGTCTGCGCCAGATGCACCTGGCTGACGAAGCCGCGGTCGCGCGCGATCTGCTGAGCGGGGATCGTGATCGGCACGGCCGCGAAGCGCATGCCGCCGCCGGGGCCGCCGGCGCCGGGCCGGATCGCAAAGCCGCTCGATGCCTGCGTCAGCGCGCCGAGCCGCGTGCCGCTGGTGCGCTCGTCGATGTCGATGTGACCGACCCGCCCGTCCGCGTCGGGGTAGAGCTTGATGTTGACGTTGCTGGTGCGGTTTGCGGCTGCGCCTTCCGGCACGTCGACGACGCCGGTGGTGCCGCGGATGCCGAGCGTTGCCGTCGGCGTGGTGATCTTCATGTTGCCGGTCCTGGCCACCGCCGCGGCGACGAACGCGACCGTGCCCTTGCCGATATCGAAGACGCCTGCGTTCTGCTTGCCGCCGTCCTCGTAGACGTAATTGTCGATGGTGATCTTCGAGCTGGCCGAGAGGTTGAATGTCGTCGCGTCGTTGAAGGTGATGCCGAGCGAGGAGTTCGACGAGGTCTGCACGACGTCGTTGAGATAGATGTCGTCGCGCACGCGCAGCGGATAGGAGTTCCTGTCGCGGATCACGGTCGCGATTCCGGCGACGGTCGCGACGTTGCCGATCGGCTCGACGGCGGCGGGTTGCGCGTCGGTGGCCGGTGCCGGCGAGGCCGATGGCGCCGG includes:
- a CDS encoding FecR family protein yields the protein MVAWRRFVFALVLLALPPAGARVALAADAIELAQAQPQAQPTPAPSPAPSASPAPATDAQPAAVEPIGNVATVAGIATVIRDRNSYPLRVRDDIYLNDVVQTSSNSSLGITFNDATTFNLSASSKITIDNYVYEDGGKQNAGVFDIGKGTVAFVAAAVARTGNMKITTPTATLGIRGTTGVVDVPEGAAANRTSNVNIKLYPDADGRVGHIDIDERTSGTRLGALTQASSGFAIRPGAGGPGGGMRFAAVPITIPAQQIARDRGFVSQVHLAQTTGRQIVTEQRDFRRANPGASSRIPRPLQPQQQQLPPNASPGQQQPRPNGQPGQNNRPGQQQPGSPGRQGAQPPQRQGQGQGGAVQPGGPRAGQGQLQQGQQQGAGPPTRPGQGTLPNAAPQAQPQRGGQIQPGGVVPSPAGVTPQPSPQPQLPRTGMQPGQPPATQAPGLQRPGGLQQRLPAAQRPAAPRKPAPAPKEKERR